Below is a genomic region from Ancylomarina subtilis.
CTGAGCTAAATAAGGCCATTACCAGCAATAAGATTCGTGTTTCGGCTCAGAACTGTGCCGATGAGAAAAGTGGTGCTTACACAGGTGAAATTTCAGCTTCAATGATTGAATCTACAGGAACTGAATGCGTGATTCTGGGTCACTCTGAGCGTAGAAGCTATTATGGTGAAACCAGCGAGATTTTAGTGAAGAAAACCAACCTTTGCCTTGAAAATAATCTAACACCAATCTTCTGCATTGGTGAAGTTTTGGAAGAACGTGAGAGTGGAAAGCATTTTGAAGTGGTTAAATCTCAAATTGCTGACGGTTTATTCCACCTTTCAGCTGAAGATTTTGGAAAAGTAGTTTTGGCTTATGAACCCGTATGGGCAATTGGTACAGGAGTAACAGCTTCTGCAGATCAAGCTCAGGAGATGCACGCTTTTATTCGTAAAACGCTTGCAGAGCAATATGGTGACGAAGCTGCACAAAATTGCTCTATCCTATACGGTGGAAGCTGTAAACCATCTAATGCCAAAGAGCTATTTAGCAACGAAGATGTTGACGGTGGTCTTATTGGTGGTGCTTCGCTAGTGGCTGAAGACTTCATGGGTATTGTTACTGCTTTTTAATTTTAAAGATTAGTAAAACTAAAAAAAAGTCGGGAAACTCAATGTTTCCCGACTTTTTTTATGTCTTTTATCCAACTAGAAATAAGCTATTCCTGTAATCCTTTAATACATTCAAGAGCCTTTTCTGCATTATCCATATCAACCAATAACTCGATGGCTTCGGGTGATCCTCCAATAAATCCTGCATGAATCCCAGTCTGGAAATCATCTTTAATAAAAGATGAGATCCCTATTTCATCCAAGCACTCCATATAATAGTTAACATCAATAACTGATCCTTTAAATACGCAAATACTTTCTTTTCCTTCAGTCATAATATTTCGTTTTAGATAGGTTTTAATTCATGTTTCTATTAAAGATAAGATCTATTTCTTTTAATATCAAGTTGCAACAGGTTGAATCTCATCTTTAGATTATTATTTTACATCAGACTTAAAAAGAAACGTTCTCAAAGATAGCAGCGCATAATCGGTTTCTTCCCTGTTTCCACAGACACTTCCTTAAATCCCACAGCCTTATAAGCTTTAGA
It encodes:
- the tpiA gene encoding triose-phosphate isomerase; its protein translation is MRKKIVAGNWKMNNNLQEGIELAKEINGLVESTDIKDVQVIIGAPFVHLTELNKAITSNKIRVSAQNCADEKSGAYTGEISASMIESTGTECVILGHSERRSYYGETSEILVKKTNLCLENNLTPIFCIGEVLEERESGKHFEVVKSQIADGLFHLSAEDFGKVVLAYEPVWAIGTGVTASADQAQEMHAFIRKTLAEQYGDEAAQNCSILYGGSCKPSNAKELFSNEDVDGGLIGGASLVAEDFMGIVTAF
- a CDS encoding putative signal transducing protein produces the protein MTEGKESICVFKGSVIDVNYYMECLDEIGISSFIKDDFQTGIHAGFIGGSPEAIELLVDMDNAEKALECIKGLQE